A genomic region of Plasmodium malariae genome assembly, chromosome: 14 contains the following coding sequences:
- the PmUG01_14053800 gene encoding formin 2, putative — MNYKHLERNHKETKKKKNEQRSTTNEKEKDENKHGENSNYDHNDLEMKVEQNDSMSRKKRIAKDTLWNIENFKEAEENVMCSNKFAINDISDDNMNDKEKIIFDHFGNMERKKYLIGAQKRRGNDTYKNRVNDNKYNQITGLNLSNYLLVPDEIRHKYTKTYLFQISKRLLVMKKPWRLPKNVELQINNVYHLSNYIKVLERISSEYLNDPPINYYFRGLELYNKNVFANIDYLLKKVDIKKNPKNVQYTNLIKVNECYYDLSTFGKSQNTIFYQSYVIWDIHGSSLTLEQEYDSLFDSQIMDYNFGEKEYPNLKYILSICSSILFWLNFNKKDNFAIINYHRSSSFILLIFSCVMLVLDNSLSFDQIQEILYKSSKINNSDKENEEDNMKNTDISSNYFGNEYQNYSNNENSDTMFNMLCKKSGERGLCGISGNTSSSKIPNNKKYRNNDDENNCFSNVVYTNKREVSDSGHIYRFNNFINLDDSNFMDNLNKKDNIFSKKEYDKDDIDLCNKMQNHTLNLGSKSGMYDNELDNSKNKKRTKFSNSWGFGLTNRETCKNENKIKDHHFWIPFDYWKSSHKRYFFYMYELIKNKNKKIENIPFKLKSIIFSDYVVCSVSVEVYEIIYKDNKDLNLDLSSEYETDKSSEIPTEECPMDRGINEGYSVEGEGEGEEKEVEEERKQQRIHQQLLQRQRCTSYGEKESRQKMSPLDDILMDFGDTYTHCINEVREEEDKDRCFNRKISNEKGVINNRKHFYIDNNAMYSKIISCRNSQSEQEEPSNLNILNHAPSTHDDDVSFLENNKRNGKKQNINKLRDKNYYRTTKRVKNKISRASSVYNLSNCSDTYNENIEIESLHSFSVNSDINYKKNLEENKKVSNQHAHTTSGSSNHSFNLRHKMKQFVTTFSPRSFYSNSSVKSNSLVEHTRKHKNEDIQCGRTVQRGEKKGDMFFNRKTKTVDYNENKDSAYVADRCMSSHKMKNIREMSKKEEEGREEEEEEKEEISVGELGNKKNNQKKEEKKYNFLSKNRNKSKKKAENKTKASSPAKSGYEYFLKCNNLSYNIISSYEKNKKKYVTIDFTHDAEGNTKEHIISGDILILIGHKNIEKFHKGFSSSYSFHSGFLRKATSEIIHIRKDDMDINSNYECYIPDSMKLSIVLDSATKNECMKAYKKSLKMNNKIEDLKELKMFEKKKLLSSNGAENGIFNFCENECEYSASDGKNHLWRKIDSVEKMKRKKMEIQKVKDEDYKGGKTEFKREGGRGGGEEKKGVEKWRNKIMKNKENEGEKEAEDEKEKNNEKEEEEEEENEGQEKKEGEETQQIRHPHSEGLHHKRTEKNEQRHNVDINNNKKIDFNAKINYNGYSLFSEKESKIKYNTINITQLLTSLFGFKHRQDKYSLMKKQNMGPLLPVKRSYSNLIPLKDYLQRQYEVITKPSESLYNFVKYHVQKVNFSLVHYLKNITYLSNLKIYFSLKVCNNDLNKSLNFIVSIWGVKMLKRKCCTNYKTPLNKFSQYDNQFKKIKSGIYDVSIKSSSNSTKHANVLESLSEMECLSHTNVESYERINDSMSNYPEDVHNLWNEAHSVVYEDVNVKEISSSFNLEGGVLSSREWEKELKQYKVREMEIIEKSEVESKVKSEAKSEAKNEEKNKEKSEKQHDYINNKDSSEIITNIDGIKITKLEINKDYHKLRKDGSTEKKKANYVVKSEMEKYDEHKEEKIENIGNLIDDKSKINTELKIEDQISNNNEVLKKIEESKFFYAKLPSGELIKLKVKDTIDLSTHDSMPLLFIESIEDSEQLARALTVKLSEDFNKNENMISMKHKGHEDCLINDLEKLYDQTRNQKKNSIDTTLSIESESSTSFKYSTSFVDSFATSAIKFKEKEVQKEELTKADNVVSGANTPTNVSVNVGNWIELNKIDANKEEAGIMEAKLIEVKLAEGSMMEEKQIEVKEAKGTLMEHKRIEVKPTEGSMVEDKRNESKKLEGSIVEHKRIETNHAEGSECKQISDKQTKSNNVEAMLKKTKEKRPPPPLPASLQKISVPKAKIQSTPVDSEKKDGNNELGISKKCGKKMPAPPPLPALHLSKNKMGTKCKGALKKCPIKFSLKGSGKIQEKRPLGIKLHWQLLPSHKIEGTVFYEIKNEETKYNLINTKAVHKLFARVKAEKKIVKRSTEDKKKNNEEKLITVLDRTRAQNIGILLRFPISTQEIANKINTFNLENMSIDFLQKVLHILPTKEEGESIIQKLEIENIKEEKFRDVERKLIPFVYLDRCQCKIEICLFSLKYDKMINEIIKDLDIYDKAVKEVRSSVRLRALLNAVLKWGNYVNYGVSENEDLVALGFTLSSVLKLTEFKSSLDSSITSLHYITVSLCMYLPELNINCLENDLGSVLIASKMSSEAVDILLMSLDKEINYIKVQLKSSYEEMFKEKMKAILEDSESKYLNIQKRYEETKKAVHLLGIYLGEDIPKNNNLENIFIILSSIVENFTKCYKDILLNPKKFSIMLNDQNMLDQYNNIFIKKKNKTSNISKNCNTTNKSAITNEKFLIKEQSQVKAKVSKSLSFSNVKNNNNNSKSKFFQLRTQLLHDIQNRSLQKNTTSTTSNSRTSENEQPINQLSSKNALITFIKNKGELMFSENSKHLIESFTENGTGGGGRQVENISAKLREEKFFDEINENATIGGKLGESVIVGNEGSCDINTGIKTEGGVIKGKNINDNINVGDKISSNEKTNNKFVDGTNGSMRTSD, encoded by the coding sequence ATGAATTATAAGCATTTAGAGAGAAACCACAaagaaacaaagaaaaaaaagaatgaacaAAGAAGTAcaacaaatgaaaaagaaaaagatgagAATAAACATGGTGAAAATTCAAATTACGACCATAATGATCTGGAAATGAAAGTGGAACAGAATGATTCAATgagtagaaaaaaaagaattgcaAAGGATACTCTTTggaatattgaaaattttaaagaggCTGAAGAAAATGTTATGTGTTCTAATAAATTTGctataaatgatatatcaGATGATAATATGAATGATAAGGAGAAAATCATTTTTGACCATTTTGGAAAtatggaaagaaaaaaatatctcATTGGAGcacaaaaaagaagaggaaaTGATACGTACAAAAACAGAGtgaatgataataaatataaccaAATAACAGGATTGAATTTATCAAATTATCTATTAGTACCAGATGAAATAagacataaatatacaaaaacgTACTTATTTCAAATATCAAAAAGGTTACTTGTAATGAAAAAACCATGGAGATTACCGAAAAATGTAGAAttacaaattaataatgtaTACCATTTGTCTAATTACATAAAAGTATTAGAAAGAATTTCAAgtgaatatttaaatgatcctccaataaattattattttagaggattagaattatataataaaaatgtatttgcaaatatagattatttattaaaaaaagtagatattaaaaaaaatccaaaaaatgtacaatatacaaatttaataaaagtgAATGAATGTTATTATGATTTAAGTACATTTGGAAAATCTCAGAATACCATATTTTATCAATCCTATGTCATATGGGATATACATGGTAGTAGTTTAACATTAGAACAAGAATATGATAGTCTATTTGATTCTCAAATTATGGATTATAATTTTGGAGAAAAGGAATATCcgaatttaaaatatattttaagtatatgTAGTTCTATCTTATTTTggttaaattttaataagaaGGATAATTTTgcaattataaattatcataGAAGCAGCTCtttcattttgttaattttttcatgtgTCATGTTAGTCCTTGATAACTCATTATCATTTGATCAAATTCAAGAAATTTTGTACAAAtcatcaaaaataaataatagtgACAAGGAGAATGAAGAGGACAACATGAAGAACACAGATATTTCTTCCAACTACTTTGGGAATGAATATCAAAATTATTCGAATAACGAAAATTCAGATACCATGTTTAATATGTTGTGTAAGAAAAGCGGTGAGAGGGGTCTCTGCGGAATAAGTGGAAATACTAGTAGTTCAAAAATTcctaacaataaaaaatatagaaataatgaTGACGAGAATAACTGCTTTTCAAATGTTGTTTACACTAATAAGAGGGAAGTTTCTGATTCTGGTCATATTTACCGTTTTAACAATTTCATTAACTTGGATGATTCTAATTTTATGgacaatttaaataaaaaggacaatattttttcaaaaaaggaGTATGATAAAGATGATATTGATCTCTGCAATAAAATGCAAAACCATACGTTAAATTTAGGAAGTAAAAGTGGAATGTATGATAACGAATTAGATAAttccaaaaataaaaagagaacaaaattttcaaattctTGGGGTTTTGGGTTGACAAATAGAGAAACATGTAAAAAtgagaataaaattaaagatcATCATTTCTGGATTCCTTTTGATTATTGGAAATCATCTCATAAGagatactttttttatatgtatgaattaattaaaaataaaaacaaaaaaattgaaaatattccATTTAAGTTAAAAAGCATTATTTTTAGTGACTATGTGGTATGCTCAGTTTCAGTAGAAgtttatgaaataatatataaagacAATAAGGATTTGAATTTGGATCTTTCGTCAGAATACGAAACTGATAAAAGTAGCGAGATACCAACGGAAGAATGTCCAATGGATCGGGGTATAAACGAGGGATATTCTGTTGAGGGGGAAGGAGAAGGAGAAGAGAAAGAAGTGGAGGAGGAAAGAAAACAACAAAGAATACATCAACAACTACTACAAAGACAAAGATGTACTTCATATGGAGAAAAAGAATCAAGGCAGAAAATGTCACCATTAGACGATATTTTAATGGATTTTGGAGACACTTATACTCATTGCATTAATGAAGTGCGTGAGGAAGAAGATAAGGACAGATgttttaatagaaaaatatccAATGAAAAAGGCgttataaataatagaaaacatttttacattGATAATAATGCGATGTATTCTAAAATTATCAGTTGTCGCAACTCCCAATCAGAACAAGAGGAACCaagtaatttaaatattttgaacCATGCACCTAGTACCCATGATGATGATGTATCATTCttggaaaataataaaagaaatggtaaaaaacagaacattaataaattaagagataaaaattattatcgAACAACCAAAAgggtaaaaaataaaatttcaagAGCATCATCtgtttataatttaagtAACTGTTCAGAtacatataatgaaaatatagaaatagaATCATTACATTCATTTAGTGTTAATTcagatataaattataaaaaaaatttagaagaaaacaaaaaagtatCAAATCAACATGCTCATACTACCTCTGGCAGTTCTAATCATAGTTTTAATTTAAGACATAAAATGAAGCAATTTGTTACTACATTTTCACCTAGATCCTTTTACTCAAATTCATCTGTTAAATCGAATTCATTAGTAGAGCATACacgaaaacataaaaatgagGATATTCAATGCGGTAGAACTGTACAAAGGGGTGAGAAAAAAGGtgatatgttttttaatagaaaaacaaaaactgtggattataatgaaaacaaaGATAGCGCTTACGTTGCAGATAGGTGTATGTCTAGCCATAAGATGAAGAATATTAGAGAAATGtcaaaaaaggaagaagaaggacgggaggaggaggaggaagaaaaagaagaaatatcAGTCGGAGAATTAGGaaacaagaaaaataatcaaaaaaaagaagaaaaaaagtacaattttttaagtaaaaataggaataaaagtaaaaaaaaagcagaaaataaaacaaaagctTCTTCACCTGCTAAATCTggttatgaatattttttaaaatgtaataatttaagttataatattatatcatcctatgaaaaaaataagaaaaaatatgtaacaaTTGATTTCACCCATGATGCAGAAGGAAATACAAAAGAGCATATAATAAGTGgtgatattttaatattaattggtcataaaaatatagaaaaatttcataaagGATTTTCTAGTTCTTACTCATTTCACTCAGGATTCTTAAGAAAAGCTACTTCagaaattatacatataagaaAAGATGATATGGATATAAATAGTAACTATGAATGTTATATTCCAGATAGTATGAAATTATCCATAGTTTTAGACTCAGCAACAAAGAATGAATGTATGaaagcatataaaaaaagtttaaaaatgaacaacAAAATTGAAGATTTGAAAGAGTTAAAAatgtttgaaaaaaaaaaactgctTTCATCAAATGGCGCAGAAAATGGTATTTTCAATTTCTGTGAAAATGAATGTGAATACTCCGCATCTGATGGGAAAAACCATCTTTGGAGAAAAATAGATTCtgtggaaaaaatgaaaaggaagaagATGGAAATACAAAAAGTTAAGGATGAAGATTACAAGGGTGGTAAGACCGAGTTCAAAAGGGAAGGGGGAAGAGGAGGaggggaagaaaaaaagggggTTGAAAAATGGcgcaataaaataatgaagaataaGGAAAACGAAGGAGAGAAGGAAGCGGAGGATGAGAAGGAaaagaataatgaaaaagaagaggaagaggaagaagagaATGAGggacaagaaaaaaaagaggggGAGGAAACACAGCAAATACGTCATCCGCACTCAGAAGGTCTACATCACAAAAGAACAGAAAAGAATGAACAACGACATAACGTggatattaataataacaaaaagatTGATTTTAAcgcaaaaattaattataatggATACTCATTATTTAGTGAAAAAGagtcaaaaataaaatataacacaataaatataactcAACTGTTAACGTCATTATTTGGTTTTAAACATAGGCAAgataaatattctttaatgaaaaaacaaaatatgggTCCTTTACTGCCAGTTAAAAGATCGTATTCAAATTTAATACCATTAAAAGATTATTTGCAAAGACAGTATGAAGTAATTACAAAGCCATCAGAAAGTTTGTATAACTTCGTCAAATATCATGTTCAAAAggttaatttttcattagtacattatttaaaaaatataacttatttatcaaatttaaaaatatatttttctctaaAAGTGTGTAATAATGATTTAAATAAgtcattaaattttattgtatctATATGGGGAGtcaaaatgttaaaaagaaaatgttgTACCAATTACAAAACaccattaaataaattttctcaATATGATAACcaatttaagaaaataaaaagtggGATCTATGATGTTAGTATAAAGTCTTCTTCCAATTCTACTAAACATGCAAATGTTTTAGAAAGTCTAAGCGAAATGGAGTGTTTGAGCCATACAAATGTTGAGAGCTACGAAAGAATAAATGATAGTATGAGTAATTACCCGGAAGatgtacataatttatgGAATGAAGCGCATAGTGTTGTGTATGAAGATGTGAACGTTAAGGAAATTAGTTCCTCGTTTAATTTGGAGGGGGGGGTTCTATCGAGCAGAGAGTGGGAAAAGGAGCTAAAGCAGTATAAGGTGCGTGAAATGGAAATAATTGAGAAAAGTGAAGTTGAGAGTAAGGTGAAAAGTGAGGCGAAAAGTGAGGCGAAAAATGAGGAGAAAAATAAGGAGAAAAGTGAAAAACAACATgattatataaacaataaGGATTCTTCTgaaattattacaaatatagaCGGAATAAAAATTACCAAATTAGAAATTAACAAGGACTATCATAAACTGAGAAAGGATGGCAgtactgaaaaaaaaaaagcgaatTATGTGGTAAAGAgtgaaatggaaaaatacgACGAgcataaagaagaaaaaatagaaaatattggAAATTTGATAGATGACAAAAGCAAGATTAACacagaattaaaaatagaggatcaaattagtaataataatgaagtattaaaaaaaattgaggaaagtaaatttttttacgcAAAATTACCAAGTGGAGAATTAATTAAACTAAAAGTAAAGGATACCATTGATTTAAGTACGCATGATAGTAtgccattattatttattgaatCAATTGAAGATTCGGAACAACTCGCGCGTGCGTTGACTGTAAAGTTAAGTGAAGAtttcaataaaaatgaaaatatgatCAGTATGAAACATAAAGGACATGAAGATTGCTTAATTAATGATTTAGAAAAACTGTATGATCAAACaagaaatcaaaaaaaaaatagcatagATACAACATTAAGTATTGAAAGTGAGAGTTCCACTAGTTTTAAGTATTCTACTTCTTTCGTAGATTCTTTCGCAACTTCTGCCATAAAATTTAAGGAAAAAGAGGTACAAAAAGAGGAATTAACTAAAGCAGATAATGTTGTGTCGGGTGCAAATACACCGACAAACGTAAGTGTAAATGTTGGTAATTGGATTGAGCTAAATAAAATTGATGCCAATAAGGAAGAGGCGGGTATAATGGAGGCAAAACTGATTGAAGTAAAACTTGCTGAGGGGAGTATGATGGAGGAGAAACAGATTGAAGTTAAAGAAGCTAAGGGAACCTTAATGGAGCATAAACGGATTGAGGTGAAACCTACTGAGGGGAGTATGGTGGAGGATAAAAGGAATGAatctaaaaaattagaagGAAGTATAGTGGAGCATAAACGTATTGAAACGAATCATGCTGAGGGTAGTGAATGCAAACAGATTAGCgataaacaaacaaaatcTAATAACGTAGAGGCAATGCTTAAGAaaacaaaggaaaaaagaccACCACCACCACTACCTGCTTCACTACAAAAAATATCAGTACCAAAAGCGAAAATTCAGAGCACGCCTGTTGatagtgaaaaaaaagatggtAATAACGAACTAGGGATATCGAAAAaatgtggaaaaaaaatgcCTGCTCCTCCTCCGCTACCTGCATTacatttaagtaaaaataagatGGGAACAAAATGCAAAGgtgctttaaaaaaatgtcccataaaattttctttaaaaggTTCAGGAAAAATACAAGAAAAAAGACCTCTGGGAATCAAGCTGCATTGGCAATTATTACCTTCTCACAAAATTGAAGGAACAGTTTTTtacgaaataaaaaatgaagaaacaAAATACAACTTAATTAATACAAAAGCGGTGCATAAGTTATTTGCTCGGGTTaaagcagaaaaaaaaatagtaaaaagaAGTActgaagataaaaaaaaaaataatgaagaaaaattaataacagTTCTAGATAGAACTAGAGCTCAAAACATTGGAATATTATTAAGATTTCCCATTAGTACTCAAGAAATTGCTAATAagataaatacatttaacCTTGAAAATATGAGTATAGATTTCTTACAAAAAGTGCTACATATATTACCAACAAAAGAAGAAGGTGAGAgcattatacaaaaattagaaattgaaaatattaaagaagAGAAATTTAGGGATGTTGAAAGAAAATTGATCCCTTTTGTTTATTTAGATAGATGTCAGTGTAAAATTGAAATCTGCTTATTTTCTTtgaaatatgataaaatgattaatgaaataattaaagacTTAGATATTTATGATAAAGCTGTAAAGGAAGTAAGATCAAGTGTGCGATTAAGAGCTTTATTAAATGCAGTGTTGAAATGGGGGAATTATGTTAACTATGGTGTTAGTGAAAATGAGGATTTGGTTGCATTAGGTTTTACTTTATCCTCTGTTTTAAAACTAACTGAATTTAAATCTTCTTTAGATAGTTCCATAACCTCATTGCATTATATTACTGTTagtttatgtatgtacttaccagaattaaatataaattgtttAGAAAACGATTTAGGTTCTGTTTTAATTGCATCTAAAATGTCATCAGAAGCTGTTGATATTCTTTTAATGTCATtagataaagaaataaattatattaaagtaCAATTAAAGTCTAGTTATGAAGAAATgtttaaggaaaaaatgaaggcTATTTTGGAGGATAGTGAATCGAAATATcttaatattcaaaaaagatatgaagaaacaaaaaaagctGTACATCTACTGGGAATATACTTAGGGGAAGATAttccaaaaaataataatctagaaaacatttttattatattatcatctattgttgaaaattttacaaaatgttATAAAGACATTTTGTTAAATCCGAAAAAGTTTTCCATAATGTTAAATGATCAAAATATGTTAGAtcaatataataacatatttattaaaaaaaaaaacaaaacatccAACATTTCTAAAAATTGCAATACGACGAATAAATCAGCtataacaaatgaaaaatttttaataaaggaACAATCACAAGTTAAAGCAAAGGTTAGTAAATCACTTAGTTTTAGCAAtgttaaaaacaataataataatagcaaaaGCAAGTTTTTTCAACTTAGAACTCAATTATTACACGACATACAAAATAGATCTcttcaaaaaaatactacTTCAACTACTTCAAATTCTAGGACTAGCGAAAATGAACAGCCAATTAATCAATTAAGTAGTAAAAATGCATTAATaacattcataaaaaataaggggGAACTAATGTTCTCAGAAAACAGCAAACATTTGATAGAATCATTTACCGAAAATGGAACCGGAGGAGGCGGAAGACAAGTAGAAAACATATCTGCTAAATTAAGAGAAGAAAAGTTTTTTGatgaaattaatgaaaatgcaACTATTGGGGGAAAATTGGGTGAAAGTGTAATTGTTGGAAACGAGGGAAGTTGTGACATAAATACGGGTATTAAAACTGAAGGGGGTGTAATAAAgggtaaaaatattaatgacaATATAAACGTGGGTGATAAAATTAGTagtaatgaaaaaacaaataacaaATTCGTTGATGGCACAAATGGAAGCATGAGAACTAGTGattaa